The Agrobacterium vitis genome has a segment encoding these proteins:
- a CDS encoding TraB/GumN family protein has translation MNTSVSRWAAPRWIDRALAIIMVLPLLFLTLLIAAIVSSSFAKAEDLSCTGRDLLQDLQQKDPKAYQALQAEAAKVPNGHSIFWKIEKPGIAPSFLLGTMHVTDPRVLTMPKGAPDAAAAADTIIVESDEVLDDKKAALALLAKPELSMFTDGTTITSRLTPEQTAMLEAGLKERGLSLTAVNRMKPWILAAFVALPACEKARKAEGQSFLDKQIAENAAKAGKQVVGLETYAEQLAAMNDLPMAFHLQSLIEAVELGDKINDVNETMISLYLKGDVGEIMPMLKIVSPNDETDKADGQADFDQRLVIDRNKVMAQRAGPLISQGKVFMAVGALHLPGEKGLVELLRAQGFTLTALQ, from the coding sequence ATAAACACAAGCGTTTCCCGCTGGGCTGCCCCCCGCTGGATTGACCGGGCCTTGGCCATCATCATGGTCTTGCCACTGCTGTTCCTGACGTTGCTGATTGCGGCTATCGTGTCATCGAGCTTCGCCAAGGCCGAGGACCTTTCCTGCACCGGACGCGATCTCCTGCAGGATTTGCAGCAAAAGGACCCGAAAGCCTATCAAGCGCTGCAGGCCGAAGCGGCCAAGGTTCCGAATGGCCATTCGATTTTCTGGAAGATCGAAAAGCCCGGCATTGCGCCGTCCTTCCTGCTTGGCACCATGCATGTTACCGACCCGCGCGTGCTGACAATGCCGAAAGGCGCACCAGACGCCGCAGCGGCAGCCGATACCATTATCGTTGAATCCGACGAGGTCCTCGACGACAAGAAAGCCGCCCTCGCGCTTCTGGCAAAGCCGGAATTGTCGATGTTTACCGATGGCACGACGATTACCAGCCGCCTGACACCTGAGCAGACGGCAATGCTCGAAGCCGGACTGAAAGAACGAGGTCTGTCACTCACCGCCGTCAACAGAATGAAACCCTGGATTCTCGCGGCTTTCGTCGCACTTCCGGCCTGCGAAAAGGCCCGCAAAGCCGAGGGACAGTCCTTCCTCGACAAGCAGATTGCCGAAAATGCCGCCAAGGCCGGCAAGCAGGTGGTCGGATTGGAAACCTATGCTGAACAATTGGCCGCGATGAACGACCTGCCGATGGCTTTTCATTTACAATCGCTGATCGAGGCCGTCGAGCTTGGTGACAAGATCAATGACGTCAATGAAACCATGATCTCCCTTTATTTGAAGGGCGACGTCGGGGAAATCATGCCTATGCTGAAAATAGTGTCCCCGAACGATGAAACAGATAAGGCAGATGGCCAAGCTGATTTCGATCAGCGGCTAGTGATCGACCGCAACAAAGTCATGGCACAGCGCGCTGGTCCGCTTATCAGTCAAGGCAAGGTCTTCATGGCTGTCGGCGCCTTACATCTGCCGGGCGAAAAAGGGCTGGTGGAATTGCTGCGCGCTCAGGGCTTCACCCTGACGGCCCTGCAATAA